One window from the genome of Musa acuminata AAA Group cultivar baxijiao chromosome BXJ1-4, Cavendish_Baxijiao_AAA, whole genome shotgun sequence encodes:
- the LOC135672398 gene encoding protein DMP4-like, which produces MAPKMTDVEALQQQKQPLLAPDSAGDDQATLVQKAISQTFKSTAHLAKLLPTGTVLAFQLLSPIFTDGGHCMAVNRLMTECLVAICGLSCFVLSFTDSFRDGNGTVRYGLATFRGLWVIDGTKPLPPAIAARYRIKFIDLAHALVSVLVFAAVALFDQNVVSCFFPMPSEETKQVLTCLPVGIGVIGSILFVTFPTTRHGIGFPLSPH; this is translated from the coding sequence ATGGCGCCTAAGATGACCGACGTAGAAGCTctgcagcagcagaagcagcctCTCTTGGCTCCGGATTCGGCCGGCGATGACCAAGCGACCCTCGTGCAGAAAGCCATCAGCCAGACCTTTAAGAGCACCGCCCACCTCGCCAAGCTGCTCCCCACCGGCACCGTGCTCGCCTTCCAGCTCCTCTCCCCCATCTTCACCGACGGAGGCCACTGCATGGCGGTGAACCGGCTGATGACCGAGTGCCTCGTGGCCATCTGCGGCCTCTCCTGCTTCGTCCTCAGTTTCACCGACAGCTTCCGTGACGGCAACGGCACGGTGCGGTATGGGCTGGCCACATTCCGGGGACTGTGGGTTATCGACGGCACCAAGCCGCTCCCTCCGGCGATCGCGGCGAGATACAGGATCAAGTTCATCGACTTGGCCCACGCGTTGGTGTCCGTTCTGGTGTTTGCGGCGGTGGCGCTGTTCGACCAGAACGTGGTGTCCTGCTTCTTCCCGATGCCGTCGGAAGAGACGAAGCAGGTTCTGACGTGCTTGCCGGTGGGGATCGGAGTCATCGGCAGCATTCTGTTTGTTACTTTCCCTACCACCCGCCATGGAATTGGCTTTCCCCTCTCTCCGCACTGA